A section of the Trichomycterus rosablanca isolate fTriRos1 unplaced genomic scaffold, fTriRos1.hap1 scaffold_41, whole genome shotgun sequence genome encodes:
- the LOC134308109 gene encoding uncharacterized protein LOC134308109, with the protein MKKKKKDQILGFFRRSWQTMKRIFNKRSNMEIVTKQVQDSLGSAYIHLPNSVEEKVGVTKSTISIMSEELNVASSLLTDSILDEDEVTNVPQNKDEKVGDAESTISIMSEELNVASCQLTDSVLDKIEVTNVPQNKDQKVRDAESTISIMSKELNVASCQRTNSVLDEIKDTFGQKEKSEKSTMTDPIPEIDPTCRKILVQPVKKLPAEAPAKEAICTAEKMKKKKDQILGFFRRSWQTMKRICNKRSNKVSPL; encoded by the exons atgaagaagaagaagaaggaccAGATCCTGGGATTCTTCAGAAGATCCTGGCAGACCATGAAGAGGATCTTCAACAAGAGATCAAACATGGAGATCGTTACCAAGCAGGTCCAGGACTCACTGGGGAGCGCCTACATCCACCTGCCCAATAGTGTGGAAGAGAAGGTTGGGGTCACTAAGtccaccatcagcatcatgtcaGAGGAGCTTAATGTGGCCTCCTCCCTGCTGACCGACTCCATCCTGGATGAGGACGAGGTGACCAACGTCCCCCAAAATAAGGACGAGAAGGTTGGGGAcgctgagtccaccatcagcatcatgtcaGAAGAGCTTAATGTGGCCTCCTGTCAGCTGACCGACTCCGTCCTGGATAAGATCGAGGTGACCAACGTCCCTCAAAATAAGGACCAGAAGGTCAGGGAcgctgagtccaccatcagcatcatgtcaAAGGAGCTTAATGTGGCCTCCTGTCAGCGGACCAACTCTGTCCTGGATGAGATCAAGGACACTTTTGGTCAAAAGGAGAAGAGTGAGAAATCCACCATGACTGACCCGATACCAGAAATCGATCCAACCTGCAGGAAGATCCTGGTTCAGCCGGTAAAGAAGCTGCCCGCTGAAGCTCCAGCTAAAGAAGCAATCT GCACTGCAGAaaagatgaagaagaagaaggaccAGATCCTGGGATTCTTCAGAAGATCCTGGCAGACCATGAAGAGGATCTGCAACAAGAGATCAAACAAAGTTTCCCCCCTTTAA